A window of the Eremothecium cymbalariae DBVPG#7215 chromosome 5, complete sequence genome harbors these coding sequences:
- the ERV29 gene encoding protein ERV29 (similar to Ashbya gossypii AGL340C), translated as MSYRGNNFNANLNNQVPFATNPYTSAASTVHGRKSGESEFFHSFEKFAKKIEDLTDHPIVQKFVPYTPAIARFCIVATFYEDSIRILSQWPEQVVFLSHYRGFPHFFVVVFLMLVAVLMMVGATMVLLKKQQIYATVILCTCILSQGFVYGLFRGSTFMLKSFSVIGGLLISFGDSIVKNRVTFGMLPELTSKDGRNKGYLLLTGRVLLVLMFITFTFSKSWFTVILTIAGSVCIAIGYKTKFASIVLCLILAFYNVTLNNYWLYSTAKRDLLKYEFYQNLNIIGGLLLVVNTGAGNISIDEKKKIY; from the coding sequence ATGTCATACCGAGGCAACAATTTTAATGCTAATTTAAACAACCAAGTGCCCTTTGCAACGAATCCGTATACTAGTGCTGCATCAACGGTTCATGGGAGGAAGTCTGGTGAATCAGAGTTTTTTCACAGCTTCGAAAAGTTTGCCAAGAAAATTGAAGACCTTACGGATCACCCCATAGTACAAAAGTTTGTCCCGTATACCCCTGCAATTGCCCGATTTTGTATTGTAGCAACATTTTATGAGGATTCTATCAGGATTCTATCTCAATGGCCTGAACAGGTAGTGTTTTTGTCTCATTACAGAGGCTTCCCCCATTTTTTTGTAGTGGTGTTCCTGATGTTGGTGGCCGTTCTTATGATGGTCGGTGCCACAAtggttttgttgaaaaagcaGCAGATCTACGCTACAGTCATTCTATGTACCTGTATTCTTTCACAGGGGTTTGTTTATGGATTGTTCAGAGGTTCCACCTTTATGCTAAAAAGTTTCAGTGTCATTGGTGGATTGCTGATTTCGTTTGGAGACTCCATTGTAAAAAATAGAGTAACTTTCGGTATGTTACCTGAGTTGACAAGCAAAGATGGCAGAAATAAAGGATATTTATTACTCACAGGCAGGGTTTTACTTGTTCTGATGTTCATCACTTTTACCTTCAGCAAGAGCTGGTTTACAGTAATTTTGACAATTGCTGGATCTGTTTGCATTGCGATCGGTTACAAAACTAAATTTGCCTCAATTGTCCTATGTCTAATATTGGCCTTCTATAACGTTACGTTGAATAACTATTGGTTATACAGTACTGCTAAACGTGATCTGTTAAAGTACGAGTTCTACCAGAATCTCAACATCATTGGAGGCCTTCTATTGGTCGTCAACACCGGTGCAGGAAACATCTCCATCGAcgagaagaagaaaatctACTGA
- the GLC8 gene encoding PP1-complex regulatory subunit GLC8 (similar to Ashbya gossypii AGL341C) gives MGGILKNPLPQNEQELQSLDSESVSEFRQQVLKNTRLNAQLTSRQKNNASMTLSSPPRHTVPKDILSLKREQEENERLQWNQKNLDENEITKQQYQDIHVDEPKTPYQGAIDPDGEYYRQDEDEDLDSFTLGDPEYRVAETQQRDDVLNDGVRTVGAQGQGDEGDQGERSDGENDDANADVADDDDDDTDARHKRFEEMRKKHYNVKEIFKNRHSYEDEDE, from the coding sequence ATGGGTGGTATCCTAAAAAATCCGCTTCCTCAGAATGAACAAGAATTACAAAGTCTGGACTCCGAATCTGTTAGTGAATTCAGACAGCAGGTTTTAAAGAATACAAGGTTAAATGCTCAGCTGACATCCAGACAGAAAAATAATGCGTCAATGACACTCTCTTCCCCCCCAAGACACACTGTGCCTAAGGATATTCTAAGCCTGAAGAGGGAACAAGAGGAGAATGAACGTCTTCAATGGAACCAGAAAAACTTGGATGAGAATGAGATAACGAAGCAACAGTACCAGGACATACATGTTGATGAGCCGAAGACGCCTTATCAGGGTGCTATTGATCCCGATGGGGAGTATTACAGGcaggatgaggatgaggacTTAGATAGTTTCACCCTTGGCGATCCTGAATACAGAGTTGCAGAAACACAGCAACGAGATGACGTACTCAACGACGGTGTTCGCACAGTAGGTGCGCAGGGGCAAGGGGATGAAGGAGATCAGGGCGAAAGGTCTGATGGTGAAAACGATGATGCTAATGCTGATGTTGctgacgatgatgatgatgatactGATGCTAGGCACAAGAGATTTGAGGAGATGAGGAAAAAGCACTACAACgtaaaagaaatttttaagAACCGCCATTCCTatgaagacgaagacgaaTAA
- the PRE5 gene encoding proteasome core particle subunit alpha 6 (similar to Ashbya gossypii AGL336W), with protein MFRNNYDGDTVTFSPTGRLFQVEYALEAIKQGSATVGLRSEKYVVLVALKRNADELSSYQKKIIKCDEHMGLSLAGLAPDARVLSNYLRQQCNYSQLVYNRNLSLVKAGHLLSDKAQKNTQSYGGRPYGVGLLLAGYDNSGAHLLEFQPSGNTLELYGAAIGARSQGAKTYLERVMEEYLKIETADELIKHGVEALKHSLKDDTLSTKNLSIAVVGEDMPFTLYDGEDVIPYL; from the coding sequence ATGTTCAGGAACAACTACGATGGTGATACAGTGACGTTTTCGCCCACGGGCAGGCTTTTCCAAGTAGAATACGCGTTGGAGGCGATCAAGCAAGGTAGCGCTACAGTTGGCCTGCGGTCAGAGAAGTATGTTGTATTAGTAGCATTGAAGCGGAATGCGGACGAGTTGTCGTCTTATCAGAAGAAAATAATTAAATGTGACGAACATATGGGGTTGTCATTGGCTGGTCTTGCGCCTGATGCGCGTGTTCTGTCGAACTATTTGAGACAGCAATGCAACTATTCACAGTTGGTATACAATCGGAACCTGTCGTTAGTGAAAGCGGGTCATCTATTGAGTGATAAAGCGCAGAAGAACACACAGTCCTACGGAGGACGGCCTTATGGGGTGGGGCTTTTACTTGCAGGATATGACAACAGCGGAGCGCATTTACTGGAGTTTCAGCCTTCAGGAAACACATTAGAGCTCTATGGTGCCGCCATTGGAGCACGTTCGCAGGGTGCCAAGACCTATTTAGAGCGGGTCATGGAGGAGTACCTGAAAATTGAGACCGCAGACGAATTGATCAAGCATGGGGTGGAGGCCTTGAAACATTCCTTGAAGGACGACACATTAAGTACCAAGAATTTATCCATTGCCGTTGTAGGTGAGGATATGCCTTTCACTTTATACGATGGTGAAGATGTAATTCCATATCTGTAA
- the TGL3 gene encoding bifunctional triglyceride lipase/lysophosphatidylethanolamine acyltransferase (similar to Ashbya gossypii AGL337C), translated as MWVKRYLLFVLYALLNHVPKTVWAILQVVMDIFSFWFQKFFASLRPTSRTMYHDAIAELEQCMTYEEWYESSRIVDEITGADLWRRNFVSKRYDFNSVLEQYEVITEALDDRDADFLIQRFSTVGPAMLRNFAGILDKRLFTKSLCGTKLLIELYVDKVLECLQYLSESPRQVPSSFFQRCKLSLGTTALVLQGGSLFGLYHLGVIKGLLMQKLLPNIISGSSMGACIASFCATLTNEELEDIFIENKLLAMIKEDIALLKQCGYGNIDQNLSLGTLIQNVVHKSISKDVYLFIQYVKKNVVKDQTFEEAFQHTGKILNIVVHPTDRNVCPTLLNYVTTPNVLISTAIDCSLGSDVVSSDTKLLCKNLQNEVVDYQLSDKPISFLAPQNVTETGFLTSPYTRLTELYNVNNFIVSLARPYLASLVMSDLKHEIKTSKYYYYKSYPRYDLGTLSPKHLFNLEDVEPLAFKVKYHIERKLKHILTLELRHRVDVLGNLGLLSHWIKKFAIDEKIPRTATEVTIVPKLKSLSVSRVIEGQLDNIPYWILCGEQSCWPVLPLIKTRCAVEYTLDDIIKQRKGTLIS; from the coding sequence ATGTGGGTTAAACGTTATCTTctgtttgttttatatgCGTTGTTGAACCATGTTCCGAAGACAGTATGGGCGATATTGCAAGTGGTgatggatatattttcGTTTTGGTTTCAAAAGTTCTTTGCATCTTTAAGGCCGACATCCAGGACGATGTATCACGATGCTATTGCTGAATTGGAGCAATGTATGACGTATGAAGAATGGTATGAGAGTTCTAGGATTGTGGATGAGATAACAGGGGCGGATCTCTGGCGGCGGAATTTTGTGTCAAAACGGTACGATTTTAATTCGGTGTTGGAGCAATACGAGGTAATAACGGAGGCGTTAGATGATCGGGATGCAGATTTTTTGATACAGAGGTTTTCAACTGTTGGGCCGGCCATGTTACGTAACTTTGCTGGAATTTTGGATAAGCGACTTTTTACAAAGTCACTTTGCGGAACAAAGTTACTTATTGAACTGTATGTTGACAAAGTGTTGGAGTGTCTCCAGTATCTAAGTGAATCTCCCCGGCAAGTTCCCTCCTCCTTTTTTCAGCGATGCAAGTTGTCTTTGGGGACTACGGCTTTGGTACTTCAGGGCGGGTCACTTTTTGGGTTATATCATCTTGGGGTGATAAAAGGACTTTTAATGCAAAAATTGCTACCAAATATCATCAGCGGCAGTTCTATGGGTGCTTGTATTGCAAGTTTTTGTGCGACGCTTACCAATGAAGAGttagaagatatattcataGAGAACAAACTCCTTGCGATGATTAAAGAGGATATCGCACTTTTGAAACAATGCGGTTATGGTAATATCGATCAAAATTTGAGCTTAGGAACGCTTATTCAAAATGTAGTGCATAAAAGCATTTCCAAGGATGTCTATTTGTTTATCCAGTATGTGAAGAAAAACGTTGTCAAGGATCAAACATTTGAAGAGGCGTTTCAACATACCGgtaaaattttgaatattgtTGTACACCCCACTGACCGCAATGTTTGTCCTACTCTACTCAATTACGTTACTACGCCAAATGTGTTAATTTCTACGGCTATTGACTGTAGTCTTGGCTCAGATGTTGTATCCAGTGACACCAAACTATTGTGCAAGAATTTGCAAAATGAAGTTGTAGACTATCAACTATCTGACAAACCGATTAGTTTTTTGGCGCCTCAGAATGTTACAGAGACAGGGTTCTTGACATCACCGTATACGCGGTTGACAGAACTCTACAATGTCAACAATTTTATAGTCTCATTGGCAAGGCCGTATCTCGCTTCCTTGGTCATGAGCGACCTTAAGcatgaaataaaaacatcGAAGTACTACTACTATAAGTCCTATCCTAGGTATGATCTGGGAACGCTTTCACCAAAACATCTTTTTAACTTAGAAGATGTAGAACCATTGGCATTTAAGGTGAAATACCACATCGAAAGGAAACTAAAACATATCCTTACATTAGAACTTCGTCATCGTGTGGACGTCTTGGGTAACCTTGGGTTGCTGTCACATTGGATCAAGAAATTTGCTATTGATGAAAAGATCCCCAGAACAGCAACCGAGGTTACGATCGTCCCTAAACTGAAATCCTTAAGTGTCAGCAGGGTTATCGAAGGACAGTTAGATAACATTCCTTACTGGATCCTTTGTGGGGAACAAAGCTGCTGGCCAGTACTACCACTAATAAAAACACGCTGTGCAGTCGAATATACCTTGGATGATATCATTAAACAGAGAAAAGGCACTCTAATATCctga
- the ATM1 gene encoding ATP-binding cassette Fe/S cluster precursor transporter ATM1 (similar to Ashbya gossypii AGL335W): protein MLSKCGRTLVRSGLLPPMLQACRVMLRQRSDVVRSICSKRTFGTQGILQFKVTGYQWDISQRLEDVKVEKVSILSQIKPPTSTSVEPRSKTTNISELKILKDLFKYIWPQKDNKAKARVLIALFLLILSKLLNVQVPFFFKNTVDSMNIEWGDVTTSLPIAITLTVLSYGAARFGSVLFVELRNAIFSNVAQNAITKVSLQTFQHLMKLDLGWHLRRQTGGLTRAMDRGCKGISYVLSAMVFHIIPITFEITFVCGILTYQFGSSFAAVTFATMLLYSIFTIRTTAWRTQFRRDANSADNKAASVALDSLINFEAVKYFNNEEYLANKYHKSLLTYRDSQIKVQQSLAFLNSGQNLIFTSALTAVMYMACSGVMEGSLTVGDLVLINQLIFQLSLPLNFLGSVYRELKQSLIDMESLFRLQKNKITIKNVLNPQMLPEKLPSDIRFENVTFGYDPERKILKNATFTIPAGKKTAIVGPSGSGKSTILRLVFRFYEPEQGRILIDGKDIREVDLDSLRKSIGVVPQDTPLFNDTIWENVKFGRIDASDKDITNAIERAQLTKLIQNLPKGINTIVGERGLMISGGEKQRLAISRVLLKDCPLMFFDEATSALDTHTEQSLLKTINENFEGQSKTSVYIAHRLRTIADADKIIVLNNSRVHEEGDHKTLLKTPGSLYSELWNIQESMTVDKSKTEKKL from the coding sequence ATGCTATCTAAATGTGGTAGAACCCTTGTAAGATCTGGTTTGCTGCCGCCGATGTTGCAGGCCTGCAGGGTAATGTTGCGTCAGAGGAGTGATGTTGTAAGATCCATATGTTCGAAAAGGACGTTTGGGACACAAGGTATACTTCAGTTTAAGGTGACGGGCTACCAGTGGGATATTTCACAACGTCTGGAGGATGTTAAAGTTGAAAAGGTTTCAATACTGTCGCAGATTAAGCCACCGACTTCAACATCCGTGGAGCCGAGGTCTAAAACGACGAACATTTCTGAGTTGAAGATTCTAAAGGATTTGTTTAAGTACATATGGCCTCAAAAGGATAACAAGGCGAAGGCTAGAGTTTTGATAGCTCTTTTTCTGCTGATACTTTCGAAACTGTTGAATGTGCAGGTtccatttttctttaagAATACAGTTGATTCAATGAACATTGAGTGGGGGGATGTGACTACTTCGTTACCCATTGCAATAACGTTGACCGTTTTATCATATGGTGCAGCCAGGTTTGGTTCTGTATTGTTTGTGGAATTACGTAACGCCATATTTTCCAACGTAGCTCAGAATGCAATTACCAAAGTTTCGTTGCAGACATTTCAGCATTTGATGAAGTTAGATCTAGGCTGGCACTTGCGTAGACAGACTGGTGGGCTAACTAGGGCAATGGACAGGGGTTGTAAAGGTATCTCATATGTGTTGAGCGCAATGGTTTTCCACATTATTCCAATAACATTTGAGATAACGTTTGTTTGTGGTATACTGACTTATCAGTTTGgttcttcttttgcagCTGTCACGTTTGCAACTATGCTACTCTATTCGATATTTACAATTAGGACCACTGCTTGGAGAACACAGTTTAGACGGGATGCCAATAGTGCAGACAATAAGGCGGCTAGCGTAGCCCTAGACTCTTTAATCAATTTTGAGGCAGTCAAGTATTTTAATAACGAAGAATACTTGGCCAACAAATACCATAAATCCTTGCTAACTTATAGGGATTCTCAAATCAAGGTTCAACAATCATTGGCATTTCTCAACTCAGGacagaatttgatatttaCGTCCGCCTTGACAGCTGTGATGTATATGGCTTGTAGCGGTGTTATGGAAGGCTCGCTGACCGTTGGAGACTTGGTTCTTATTAACCAACTGATATTTCAACTATCTCTCCCGCTGAATTTCCTGGGTAGCGTTTACCGTGAATTAAAGCAGTCTTTAATTGACATGGAGTCTTTATTCAGATTgcaaaagaacaaaatcacCATCAAGAACGTTCTTAACCCGCAGATGTTGCCTGAAAAGCTTCCATCTGATATAAGGTTTGAGAATGTGACGTTTGGATATGATCCAGAACGtaaaatcttgaaaaatgcaaCATTCACAATTCCAGCAGGGAAGAAGACAGCGATCGTTGGTCCATCTGGTTCTGGAAAATCTACCATATTGAGATTGGTTTTTAGATTCTATGAACCGGAACAAGGCAGAATTTTGATTGACGGAAAGGATATCCGTGAGGTGGACCTGGATTCCTTGAGGAAAAGTATAGGTGTAGTACCACAAGACACTCCGTTATTTAATGATACCATATGGGAGAATGTGAagtttggaagaattgacGCTAGTGACAAAGATATTACAAATGCCATAGAAAGAGCCCAATTAACAAAGCTGATCCAAAATCTACCCAAGGGGATAAACACAATAGTCGGTGAAAGAGGCTTAATGATAAGTGGCGGCGAGAAACAAAGACTTGCAATATCTCGTGTTCTACTTAAAGACTGTCCATTGATGTTCTTCGATGAAGCTACAAGTGCCTTGGACACCCATACTGAACAATCGTTACTAAAGACTATCAACGAAAATTTCGAAGGCCAGTCCAAGACTAGCGTTTACATCGCTCACAGATTACGCACCATAGCCGATGCAGACAAGATCATCGTACTCAACAATAGCCGTGTACACGAAGAAGGTGACCATAAAACATTACTAAAAACCCCTGGCTCACTTTATAGTGAGCTCTGGAATATCCAAGAAAGTATGACAGTAGATAAAAgcaaaacagaaaaaaaactcTGA
- the ELP6 gene encoding Elongator subunit ELP6 (similar to Ashbya gossypii AGL338W), which translates to MSSQKQDLIVFSDDRVISPQLFKNDAHHMILLTHRIGTSPSWLINVLVESIIHGIPLSLNNALNSHLLQDSLSASDQLCSSPLIIASFIHDSNFFSYSFNRSKLPLNSYKVLDFCTDFVLENLGKPLQSVLDSLLAKVPQKMGSVIILEQAELLMSLFRISSDELHAKFISPLMKKCSLLILVTSVEGFDNDNDEYYNNDAIEFTRFPIAAFHKSIAVFNLKPLDTGRARDVTGIFRITRGGNSQIDEVHVIENEYLFHVQKETTKLFYR; encoded by the coding sequence ATGTCCAGCCAGAAACAGGATTTAATAGTGTTCAGTGATGACAGAGTGATATCTCCAcaactcttcaaaaatgACGCACATCATATGATACTGTTGACACATAGAATAGGTACCTCCCCCTCCTGGCTAATAAATGTCCTAGTTGAAAGTATCATACATGGTATACCGCTATCTTTAAATAATGCTTTGAATTCCCATCTTTTGCAAGATTCACTTTCAGCAAGCGATCAGCTTTGTTCATCTCCATTGATAATTGCATCGTTTATCCATGACAGCAATTTCTTCAGCTATTCCTTCAATCGGTCGAAATTACCTCTGAATTCCTACAAAGTGTTAGACTTTTGCACTGATTTTGTCTTAGAGAACCTAGGTAAGCCATTACAGAGTGTTCTAGATTCACTGCTAGCGAAGGTTCCACAGAAGATGGGATCTGTGATAATATTAGAGCAGGCTGAATTGCTCATGTCCTTATTTCGTATCTCAAGTGATGAATTACACGCCAAGTTCATCAGCCCATTGATGAAAAAATGTTCTCTTTTAATACTTGTGACATCTGTCGAGGGGTTTGATAACgataatgatgaatattACAACAATGATGCAATTGAGTTTACGAGGTTTCCTATTGCAGCATTCCATAAGAGCATAGCAGTGTTCAACTTAAAACCATTGGATACCGGTAGAGCCAGAGATGTTACAGGCATCTTCCGTATAACTCGTGGAGGTAATTCGCAAATAGATGAAGTTCATGTGATAGAGAATGAGTACCTGTTCCATGTCCAGAAGGAGACAACAAAATTATTCTACCGATAA